In Sphingobacterium sp. SRCM116780, the genomic stretch CTATTTTATCTTTTCCTATGATATACAAACTGTAATATTTTCCAGGTGTAAAATTTACATTTTTACGCACAAGTGCAGTATCACCAGCCATCGCCTTAGGGTCAAAGACTCGAACTAACCGATTGCCGGGATATGCGTTTTTATAATTTAAAACATGATTGTAGGAAAACACTTCCCAACCATTATTCAACTTGTTTTGGTCTAATCCGATATCCAAACCAGCAGAGCCAGGGACAACATTCACCGCTGACACCGCTGATATTTCTACATAAGAATAATCATCATCTAGCTTATTGCAAGAATTCAATGTCAGCATGAGGACCATTACAGTTAATCCAAAAAATAATGCCTTTTTCATTTTCATTTTTTTATTTTCAATAAAGTTCAACGACCGTCTGTATAAAAGACGTTTGTTATAAATAAAATGCTACAACGAAAAATAAAAGGTTTATAACACAATTAAATTTCCGTCTAAATACTTAAGTTTGTATGAAGGATAATTGTGAAATATTCATGTCAAATAAAGGAAATACATTTAGACCGTCTAGCGCTAATACATCAACGAAAAGGAGTACAAAAAAGGAAACTCCAATAAATAAAAAGTTCGAAAATAAAGAGCAATCTCCTGCTAGAGATTTATCAGAAGTGCAACAAAAATTAATTAAAATTTTTGGAGCTTTTCTATTGTTATGTGCTGTTTTATTGGGAGTTGCATTTGTCTCCTATTTATTTACATGGTCAGAAGATCAAAGTTATATTGCTTCTTCCAATGGCGGATGGGGCACAGTAATGAATACCGCTGATGAAATAGATGATCCTGACATAGACTTACCTATCGTTCAAAATAAACTAGGAAAATATGGTGCCTTATTTGCAAACCAATTTATTTACAATTGGTTTGGGGTTGCTTCGTTTCTATTCTTATTAGTATTGTTTGTAATTGGATATAGATTATTATATAAAAAATCAATACTACCTGTTTTTCGCACCATCATATATTCATTCATTGCTATTGTATTCATTTCGGTGACATTGGGTTTTTTCCATAGTTTTATAGAAAAGGCACCTCATATCTTAGAAGGAAAGTTTGGTTTTTGGACAAATAAATTATTAGAGGCGCAAATAGGAACTGTAGGTGTAGCTGGAATTTTAATCTTTGCGTGTCTTACAACATTAATTTTAATCTATAACTTGGACTTAAAATTTAGCATTTTTGACTCCAGAAAAAAGGTAGAAGAAGAATTTTTTGAAGAAGATGATGATGAAGACGATGGCAATTATAGTAATACCATTCGTAAATCTGAAAGTATTGACTCGGAACCTTTAGTCAATAGAAGAGAATCTTACACCCCTCCTCCTAGTCTAAATGATAAATTTCAATCTGGTAGAAATAGTGAAATCAAATTAAATGAGGAATCTGTTATTCCACATAAAGAAATCATTTTACCTGTCAACGAAATTCAACCAGAAAACAAAGTAATCATTCCTTTTGACATAGAAGACAGTTTTAACGTTGAGCAACATCCCAATCCTGTAGTAGATAATAGCATCTCTTTTACAGTAGATGAACCGTTAGAATTGGATCCTGTTATCGAAGTAGAAGAGCATCATGAGTTAGAAGTCGAATCGTTAAAAGAGGAAAAAACAATAACAGCGAATGATCTAGTTGCACAGTTTGGTCAATATGACCCTAAACTTGATTTGGCAGGTTACCAACATCCGACATTGGATTTATTAAAAGATTATGGTACTGGAAAAATTACTATTAATCAGCAAGAGTTAGAAGCGAATAAAAATAGAATCGTTGATACCTTAAGAAATTATAACATTGAAATTGAGCACATAAAGGCAACAATTGGCCCTACAGTTACTTTATATGAGATCATTCCGAAACCGGGAGTTCGTATTTCAAAAATTAAAAATTTAGAAGATGATATCGCGCTAAGTTTAGCCGCTTTAGGGATACGTATTATCGCGCCAATGCCAGGGAAAGGTACCATCGGGATTGAGGTACCAAATAGCAACCCTGAAATGGTATCTATGAAATCTATTATTGCTACCGAGAAATTCCAAAAAACAGATATGGATCTTCCTATTGCATTGGGGAAAACAATATCAAATGAAGTATATATTGCAGATTTAGCCAAAATGCCCCACTTACTCGTTGCGGGTGCTACTGGACAAGGTAAATCTGTTGGTATCAACGCTATTTTGACTTCATTACTTTACAAAAAACATCCAGCGGAATTAAAATTCGTATTGGTCGATCCAAAAAAAGTAGAACTTTCATTGTTCAAAAAGGTAGAACGTCACTTTTTAGCGAAGCTACCTGGAGAAGAAGATGCTATTATTACAGATACAAAGAAGGTTATCAATACATTAAATTCTCTTTGTATTGAGATGGATCAACGATATGATTTGTTAAAGAACGGTCATGTTCGTAATTTAAAAGAATATAATGCAAAATTTGTCAATCGCAGATTAAACCCTGAGGAGGGTCATCGATTCTTACCCTTTATAGTTCTTATAGTAGATGAGTTTGCCGACTTGATGATGACGGCTGGTAAAGAAGTAGAAACACCAATTGCACGTTTAGCACAATTAGCTCGTGCAGTAGGTATTCACTTAGTGATTGCCACCCAACGTCCTTCAGTCAATATCATTACAGGAACGATTAAAGCCAATTTCCCGGCTCGTTTGGCATTCCGCGTATTATCTAAAGTAGATTCACGTACTATTTTAGATTCTGGAGGTGCCGATCAGTTAATAGGTCGTGGGGATATGCTTTTATCAACAGGTAGTGATTTGATTCGTATTCAATGTGCATTTGTCGATACCCCTGAAGTAGAAATGATTTCTGACTTTATCGGTGGTCAGCGAGGATATCCTTCGGCATTTATGTTACCGGAATACGTGGATGAGAATGGCGATGGTTCAGGGTCAACAGATTTTGATTTCTCTGACCGAGATCAATTATTTGAAGAAGCTGCACGCCTAATCGTTATGCATCAACAAGGGTCAACCTCTTTAATCCAACGTAAATTGAAGTTGGGCTACAATAGAGCTGGAAGAATAATCGATCAATTGGAATCAGCAGGTATTGTTGGTCCTTTTGAAGGGAGTAAAGCACGTGAAGTACTTTATCCTGATGAATATTCTTTGGAACAGTTTTTAGAAACATTAAGGAAGGATTAAAAAAAATGAAAAAATCGATGAGCTTTTTGGTTAGCATGTTAACCTTAGTATGCGCGACCTCAGCTTTTGCACAACAAGATGCAGCTGCAAAAAAAATTTTAGCTGAAGTCAGTAAAAAATACGACAGTTATCAGAGTGTGCAAGCAAATTTTTCTTTTTCTGCTGTGCAGGGAGCTAACAAATCTGCATACGCGGATGCTGGTACTCTTTATTTGGATAAGAAAAATAACAGATACCAAATTTCGATGAAAAGTCAAGATATGATATCTGATGGTAAAAACCTCTATACGATCTTAAAGAATGAAAAAGAAGTTCAAATGGCAGAAGTAGAGAAAAGTGCTGATGCCATAGATCCAAGTAATATTTTTAGCTTTTACAAAACTGGATTTAAATATACGTTAGCGGCCAATGAAAAATCTGGAACAACGGTATTAAATGTAGTAGAATTAAGTCCAACGGACACAAAAAAGAATTACTCCAAAATCAAATTGCGCATCAATAAGTCTACAAAACTTATTCACGATGCGACTGTATTTGATAAAAATGGAGGTAAATACAATTATACCATTAAAACACAAACTGCTAACAAAAATTTAGACAGCAGTTTATTTACCTTTAATAAAGGAAAATATAGTGGGTATGAAATAGTGGATTTGAGATAATGAGATTACTATAAAAAAGAAAGGGCTTGAATAAAATTATTCAAGCCCTTTCTTTTTTATAGTAAATTTTCTTTTGAATTATCTTCGTCTTTATCTACTCGATTAGCATAGCGTGTATAACCATGCTTCTGTGGATTTTCGATAATTTCCTTCATTGAAATTAATTTATAGACATATGAACCTGTCTCATTATTTAATTTCAAATCGTAATAACTATCTTCTTTTTGGCGTCTGATTGTTCCTTTTAGGCTTCCCCCTCCTACATTATAGGCTGCAGCAACCAGGGTCCAATTTCCAAACTCCTTATACAGTGATTTAATGTATTTAGCAGCGGCATGAGTTGATTTAACCAAGTCTAATCTTTCATCAACGCTACCATTTACTTTCAATCCGTATAATCTCGCTGTAGCAGGCATAAATTGCCAGTAACCTCCAGCTCCTTTAGAAGAAACCACACCGCGATCCAATCCACTTTCTACTAATGGGATGTACTTGAAGTCTTCAGGAATATTATAAGATGCTAAAATCTTTTCAATCTTAGGCAGATAGGCTTCTGCTTTTTTATGTAGACTGTAAGAACCTCTTTTCTTAAAAGAGAAATTTTTAAAATATCTTAACAATTTGCTTTCTACATTGGGCCTATTAATAGGTAGTGTATCATTTGCAAATGTTAATGAACTTAAATAATGACTATTGTCGTCATCATCATTTTTTTCCTTTTCATCTCCCTCACGCGAAAGATTATTCGGCGCTATCACAGTAATGATCTTATCACCACCTCTAGCAATTCTGTTTGGGTTTGAGTACAATTTTGACAACACTAACGCTGACAAAATCAGACTACAACATAGTACTTTTTTTCTAAACATTCACTCCCTTAATGCTACCCTATCCACGATAAAATCGATCAAAAAATAGCTTGGTACAAATTCAAGGCAACAAAGATAAAGACTATTTGCCTAAAAAACAAACACTTACTACTTTTCAGGGTTTAAATCGCTTTAAACCTTGATTCTTTTGTAACTTTTGATCGACCATTTAAAAATAATTATAATTTCTAGCGAATAAAGGAATATTATAGCTAACTTTGCCGTTCACATTATTTTATCGTAATAAGATGCCATTCAGCAATAAAAGGAACAGTCGTGATGACAAGTCCAAAAACTCAAGAAGTACCTCAGAAAACTTCAAACCAAGAGGTGATCGTTCAAAGGATGAAAGATCCTCTAATTTCAAAGACAATAAAAGACCGAGAACTTCTTCATTCGGTAATAAAGATAACACAGACAAACCATACAATAACGACAGAAAATCTTTTGGAGGTGATAGACCGTTCAAAAAATTTGATGGGGAAAACTCTGACAGAAAAAGAAGTTTCGACAAACCGTTTAACAAAGATGGTAAATCTTTTGGTGGAGACAGACCGTTCAAAAAATTTGATGGTGAAAGCTCCGATAGAAAGAGAAGTTTCGACAAGCCGTTTAACAAAGATGGTAAATCTTTTGGTGGAGACAGACCATTCAAGAAATTTGATGGGGAAAGCTCAGGCAGAAAAAGAAGTTTCGACAAACCGTTCAACAAAGAAGGTAGAGCTTTCGGAGGAGATAGACCATTCAAGAAGTTTGATGGTGAAAACTCCGATAGAAAAAGAACTTTCGACAAACCGTTCAACAAAGAAGGCAGAGCTTTCGGCGGAGACAGACCGTTCAAGAAATTCGATGGTGAAAACTCCGATAGAAAAAGAACTTTCGACAAACCATTCAACAAAGAAGGTAAATCTTTTGGTGGGGACAGACCGTTCAGAAAATTTGATAATGAAAGCCCTGATAGAAAAGGAAATTTTGACAGATCGGATAGACAGTACAAATCTTCATACAAAAAATTCAATAACGAGGAGGATCGTAAAGAGTCTTCTGGTGAAAAAAAATATACAGAAAGACCTAAACGTTCTAAATATTCAAAAGAAGATGATGGTACAATCCGTTTAAATCGTTACATTGCAAACTCTGGCATATGTTCTAGAAGAAAAGCGGACGAACTGATTGCTGCTGGTGTTGTGAGTGTCAATGGAGAATTCGTGACAGAATTGGGAACAAAAGTTGATCCGGCTAAAGACGATATCAAATATAACGGTGAGCGCTTGAAACGTGAAAAAATGGTTTACGTTTTATTGAATAAACCAAAAGATTATATCACCACTACGGATGATCCTCAAGAACGTCATACGGTCATGGAGTTGGTTTCAAAAGCAACAAAAGAACGTATTTATCCTGTAGGTCGATTAGATAGAAACACCACTGGTTTATTATTAATGACTAATGATGGTAATTTAGCAGAAAAATTATCACATCCTCGTAATAATATCAGCAAGATCTATAACGTAGAATTAAATAAAAATTTAACACAAGGCGATTTCAATAAAATCGAATTTGGTTTGGAGTTAGAAGATGGTTTTATAAAACCTGATGATTTAAGTTTCGTAACGGGTGCAAGTAAAAAAGAAGTTGGTATCCAAATTCATAGTGGTAAAAATCGTATCGTAAGACGTATTTTTGAATCACTAGGCTACGAAGTAATTAAACTTGATCGTGTTGTATATGCTAACTTGACTAAAAAGGATTTACCTAGAGGTCGTTGGAGATATATTGAAGAACGAGAATTAGTTCAATTGAAACATTTAATTTAGAAATTACTCTTATTAATATAGAAAGCAGCTTTTATAGCTGCTTTTTTTCTTACAATCTCTTTTTATAATTACAGAATATTATATAATTTAGCAAAAATCATCCATATCATGACAGATCCAAAAACGTTAACATCGGTCGCTGAATTTCATAAAACTTTTCAACATCCGATTTTAGATACCCCTACTATTCCTGACGAAAAAAGAAGTGCATTACGTGTATCTCTGATTGCCGAAGAATTAAAAGAACTAGAAGAAGCAATTCAAAATAATGATCTTGTAGAGGTAGCAGATGCCTTGTGTGACATTCAATATGTATTATCAGGTGCTGTTCTTGAATTTGGCTTAAAAGACAAATTCAACGCCTTATTTGAAGAGGTACAACGTTCAAATATGAGCAAAGCTTGTCAATCGATAGAAGAGGCAGAAGCAACGATAAAACATTATAAAGATACAAAGGATGTGGAGAGTTATTATAAAGAAGTGGATGGGCTATTTTTAGTCTTCAGAGCTGAAGATAATAAAACACTGAAATCCATTAATTATTCTCCGGCTGATTTAAAATCAATCATAGAAGGATAAAAAGAAAGGGCTGTATAGCCCTTTCTTCTTATCCTAAATATTTAGAGCCTTGAATGGCTTTTTTTCTTTCTAAAGCCTTGTCAATATAGCTTTGAATTGCGGATTTCTTCATTCCCCAGTTGGGTGCAATTAATAGATCTTGATCCGCCAATCCAAATAAACGCTGAATCACAATATCTGGTCGTAATAATGGAATAAATTCGGCCAGAAAATCACAATATTCATCAATAGAAAATACATGGAAAGGTTCTCGCTTATACTGAACTCCCATAATAGAACCTTCTACGATATGTAAATGATGCAACTTCACAAATTTAATTTGAGGATGCTTATTAATTTCATTCGCATATTTCAGCATCATTTCCTTTGTTTCCCATGGAAAACCGAAAATCGTATGTACACAAATTTCCAAAGGACTATTTTCTACCAATTTTAAAGCTTTTTGCAACTCTTCATGTGAACATCCCCGGTTTATACGGTTCAACGTATCATCATAGATCGACTCCATACCCATCTCCAAATCAACATCAAAACGATCACAATAGCTCTCCAATAAGGCTACTTTCTCAAAATCGATGCAATCTGGGCGTGTTCCTACAGACAGTCCGACTGTATCCTCGGGGCATACTGCTAAAGCTTCATCATACATTGTTTTTAAAAAATGAGCTGGAGCATAGGTGTTGGTATTCGGTTGAAAGTAAATGACAAATTTATCGGCACGGTAACCTTCCCTAGCTCTTTTAATTCCTTCTTCTACTTGTTCACGAATGGTTGGTAATTTACGAGCTGATTCTGGCGTAAATGAATCGACATTACAATACGAACAACCGCCATATCCCTTACTTCCATCGCGATTAGGACAAGTAAAATTTCCATCCACGATAACTTTATATACGCGTTGACCATTATATTTTTTCTTTAAATAAGATCCATAATGATTGTATGGCTTTTGTCCTATATCTAATAATGTGCTCATAAATACAAAGATAGAAAGATTTCATAG encodes the following:
- a CDS encoding DUF4397 domain-containing protein, which gives rise to MKKALFFGLTVMVLMLTLNSCNKLDDDYSYVEISAVSAVNVVPGSAGLDIGLDQNKLNNGWEVFSYNHVLNYKNAYPGNRLVRVFDPKAMAGDTALVRKNVNFTPGKYYSLYIIGKDKIDVLATEDDFGVLKTGLAKFRFMNLSPEAPKLTLTLNTTDSLSVKDKMYKDLSAFKNIKSSETYTLKINGAGMTELVGEFKPEDKEVYTIYAAGLKSSNESNKKYSFQIVKHK
- a CDS encoding FtsK/SpoIIIE family DNA translocase gives rise to the protein MSNKGNTFRPSSANTSTKRSTKKETPINKKFENKEQSPARDLSEVQQKLIKIFGAFLLLCAVLLGVAFVSYLFTWSEDQSYIASSNGGWGTVMNTADEIDDPDIDLPIVQNKLGKYGALFANQFIYNWFGVASFLFLLVLFVIGYRLLYKKSILPVFRTIIYSFIAIVFISVTLGFFHSFIEKAPHILEGKFGFWTNKLLEAQIGTVGVAGILIFACLTTLILIYNLDLKFSIFDSRKKVEEEFFEEDDDEDDGNYSNTIRKSESIDSEPLVNRRESYTPPPSLNDKFQSGRNSEIKLNEESVIPHKEIILPVNEIQPENKVIIPFDIEDSFNVEQHPNPVVDNSISFTVDEPLELDPVIEVEEHHELEVESLKEEKTITANDLVAQFGQYDPKLDLAGYQHPTLDLLKDYGTGKITINQQELEANKNRIVDTLRNYNIEIEHIKATIGPTVTLYEIIPKPGVRISKIKNLEDDIALSLAALGIRIIAPMPGKGTIGIEVPNSNPEMVSMKSIIATEKFQKTDMDLPIALGKTISNEVYIADLAKMPHLLVAGATGQGKSVGINAILTSLLYKKHPAELKFVLVDPKKVELSLFKKVERHFLAKLPGEEDAIITDTKKVINTLNSLCIEMDQRYDLLKNGHVRNLKEYNAKFVNRRLNPEEGHRFLPFIVLIVDEFADLMMTAGKEVETPIARLAQLARAVGIHLVIATQRPSVNIITGTIKANFPARLAFRVLSKVDSRTILDSGGADQLIGRGDMLLSTGSDLIRIQCAFVDTPEVEMISDFIGGQRGYPSAFMLPEYVDENGDGSGSTDFDFSDRDQLFEEAARLIVMHQQGSTSLIQRKLKLGYNRAGRIIDQLESAGIVGPFEGSKAREVLYPDEYSLEQFLETLRKD
- a CDS encoding LolA family protein — its product is MKKSMSFLVSMLTLVCATSAFAQQDAAAKKILAEVSKKYDSYQSVQANFSFSAVQGANKSAYADAGTLYLDKKNNRYQISMKSQDMISDGKNLYTILKNEKEVQMAEVEKSADAIDPSNIFSFYKTGFKYTLAANEKSGTTVLNVVELSPTDTKKNYSKIKLRINKSTKLIHDATVFDKNGGKYNYTIKTQTANKNLDSSLFTFNKGKYSGYEIVDLR
- a CDS encoding lytic transglycosylase domain-containing protein produces the protein MLSKLYSNPNRIARGGDKIITVIAPNNLSREGDEKEKNDDDDNSHYLSSLTFANDTLPINRPNVESKLLRYFKNFSFKKRGSYSLHKKAEAYLPKIEKILASYNIPEDFKYIPLVESGLDRGVVSSKGAGGYWQFMPATARLYGLKVNGSVDERLDLVKSTHAAAKYIKSLYKEFGNWTLVAAAYNVGGGSLKGTIRRQKEDSYYDLKLNNETGSYVYKLISMKEIIENPQKHGYTRYANRVDKDEDNSKENLL
- a CDS encoding pseudouridine synthase, with the protein product MPFSNKRNSRDDKSKNSRSTSENFKPRGDRSKDERSSNFKDNKRPRTSSFGNKDNTDKPYNNDRKSFGGDRPFKKFDGENSDRKRSFDKPFNKDGKSFGGDRPFKKFDGESSDRKRSFDKPFNKDGKSFGGDRPFKKFDGESSGRKRSFDKPFNKEGRAFGGDRPFKKFDGENSDRKRTFDKPFNKEGRAFGGDRPFKKFDGENSDRKRTFDKPFNKEGKSFGGDRPFRKFDNESPDRKGNFDRSDRQYKSSYKKFNNEEDRKESSGEKKYTERPKRSKYSKEDDGTIRLNRYIANSGICSRRKADELIAAGVVSVNGEFVTELGTKVDPAKDDIKYNGERLKREKMVYVLLNKPKDYITTTDDPQERHTVMELVSKATKERIYPVGRLDRNTTGLLLMTNDGNLAEKLSHPRNNISKIYNVELNKNLTQGDFNKIEFGLELEDGFIKPDDLSFVTGASKKEVGIQIHSGKNRIVRRIFESLGYEVIKLDRVVYANLTKKDLPRGRWRYIEERELVQLKHLI
- a CDS encoding nucleoside triphosphate pyrophosphohydrolase family protein, with product MTDPKTLTSVAEFHKTFQHPILDTPTIPDEKRSALRVSLIAEELKELEEAIQNNDLVEVADALCDIQYVLSGAVLEFGLKDKFNALFEEVQRSNMSKACQSIEEAEATIKHYKDTKDVESYYKEVDGLFLVFRAEDNKTLKSINYSPADLKSIIEG
- a CDS encoding TIGR01212 family radical SAM protein (This family includes YhcC from E. coli K-12, an uncharacterized radical SAM protein.), producing MSTLLDIGQKPYNHYGSYLKKKYNGQRVYKVIVDGNFTCPNRDGSKGYGGCSYCNVDSFTPESARKLPTIREQVEEGIKRAREGYRADKFVIYFQPNTNTYAPAHFLKTMYDEALAVCPEDTVGLSVGTRPDCIDFEKVALLESYCDRFDVDLEMGMESIYDDTLNRINRGCSHEELQKALKLVENSPLEICVHTIFGFPWETKEMMLKYANEINKHPQIKFVKLHHLHIVEGSIMGVQYKREPFHVFSIDEYCDFLAEFIPLLRPDIVIQRLFGLADQDLLIAPNWGMKKSAIQSYIDKALERKKAIQGSKYLG